A DNA window from Actinokineospora baliensis contains the following coding sequences:
- the cydB gene encoding cytochrome d ubiquinol oxidase subunit II: MELADVWFCVIALLWLGYIFLEGFDFGVGMLLPVLAKDNTERRVMINTIGPVWDGNEVWLLVAGGATFAAFPGWYASLFSGTYLPLVLFLVALIGRGVAFEYRGKVDSDRWRRTWDRIITTGSLVAALGVGLLISTTVFGLPLDANGNRVGSPFAAITAESLLGAVALVGFALVHGAVFIALKTDGDIRHRARAFASRVGPWALLPLAALLVLVQLHSGAWWTWAAVGVVLVAAALAFERLSAGREGQAFAALGAAVVATVVALFGALYPNVLPSTLDPAYSLTVADTASSPYTLEVMSWVALFGTPAVLIYQGWTYWVFRKRVSTAHIPPVHVP; encoded by the coding sequence GTGGAACTCGCGGACGTGTGGTTCTGCGTGATCGCCCTGCTGTGGCTGGGCTACATCTTCCTCGAAGGCTTCGACTTCGGCGTCGGCATGCTGTTGCCCGTCCTGGCCAAGGACAACACCGAGCGCCGGGTCATGATCAACACCATTGGCCCGGTGTGGGACGGCAACGAGGTGTGGCTGCTCGTCGCCGGTGGCGCCACCTTCGCGGCCTTCCCCGGTTGGTACGCCTCGCTGTTCAGCGGCACCTACCTCCCGCTGGTTCTGTTCCTGGTGGCTCTTATCGGCCGCGGTGTCGCCTTCGAGTACCGGGGGAAGGTCGACTCGGACCGCTGGCGCCGCACGTGGGACAGGATCATCACCACCGGATCGCTCGTGGCCGCTCTCGGCGTAGGACTTCTCATCTCCACTACGGTGTTCGGACTGCCTCTTGACGCCAATGGCAACCGCGTGGGGTCACCGTTCGCGGCCATCACCGCCGAGTCGCTGCTGGGCGCGGTAGCGCTTGTCGGGTTCGCCTTGGTGCACGGCGCAGTGTTCATCGCGCTGAAGACCGACGGTGACATCCGGCATCGGGCTCGTGCGTTCGCCAGTCGCGTAGGGCCATGGGCGCTGCTGCCATTGGCCGCTCTGCTGGTGTTGGTGCAGCTGCACTCGGGCGCATGGTGGACCTGGGCAGCGGTGGGGGTTGTTCTAGTCGCTGCCGCGCTTGCCTTTGAGCGGTTGTCAGCGGGTAGGGAAGGACAGGCGTTCGCGGCGCTGGGCGCGGCCGTAGTGGCGACCGTGGTGGCCTTGTTCGGTGCGCTCTACCCGAACGTACTTCCGTCCACTCTGGATCCCGCGTACTCGCTGACCGTCGCGGACACGGCCTCCAGCCCGTACACGCTGGAGGTCATGAGCTGGGTGGCGCTGTTCGGCACACCTGCCGTCCTCATCTACCAGGGGTGGACCTACTGGGTCTTCCGCAAGCGGGTCAGCACCGCGCACATCCCGCCGGTGCACGTCCCATGA